Proteins encoded by one window of Passer domesticus isolate bPasDom1 chromosome 10, bPasDom1.hap1, whole genome shotgun sequence:
- the LOC135308493 gene encoding maestro heat-like repeat-containing protein family member 7 encodes MPKKVDTVWKGCQEEHGLATSPNSFAVRTLKLLLCRKQYKDVVVAMERKGAWDTLLCADTHHYAVGLLAREMSCVSIPSCSRVFRYLLRLLSTQELRWDLPALAFLVEVLECLDLRERDADRVLQILSRHVQSKCRERCHLALRALLKLTDDPSMTEKMWSLIESLVELLWDANGEAVKMTVMVLSFIILDKDLRIPSPIALQLAEALLPLFDHNNSQVQLLSILLFRTLLTLPLKKERKVLKSQV; translated from the exons ATGCCAAAGAAGGTTGATACCgtctggaagggatgccaggaagaacacggccttgccaccagccccaacag ctttgcagtgcggaccctgAAGTTGCTGCTCTGCCGAAAGCAGTAcaaggatgtggtggtggcaatggaacgcaagggtgcctgggacacgctgctgtgtgctgacacccaccactatgccgtgggtctgctggccag ggagatgtccTGCGTCTCCATACCCTCCTGTTCCCGGGTCTTTCGCTACCTGCTCCGGCTGCTGAGCACACAGGAGCTACGCTgggatctgcctgccctggcgttccttgtggag gtcctcgagtgcctggacttgagggaacGTGATGCTGACAGAGTCCTGCAAATCTTGTCAAGGCATGTGCAGagcaagtgcagggagaggtgTCACCTGGCACTCAGGGCCCTTCTCAAGCTCACTGATGATCCctcgatg ACcgaaaaaatgtggagcctgattgaaagtcttgtggagctcctgtgggatgCAAATGGAGAGGCAGTTAAAATGACAGTCATGGTACTCAGCTTTATAATCTTGGACAAGGACCTACGGATACCCAGCCCCattgccctgcagctggctgaggcgctcctgccactctttgaccat AATAATAGCCAGGTGCAACTGCTCTCCATATTGCTCTTCCGAACATTGCTGACTCTTCcactgaaaaaggaaagaaaggtcCTGAAGTCACAGGTGTGA